The proteins below come from a single Spirochaetota bacterium genomic window:
- a CDS encoding DUF2130 domain-containing protein — MSTPSVSCPKCGHEFNVEEALEKRIREEASKDIEAQFRRKFDAEREELLLKAAKTAEEEQEAKIAQLVEENEKRRKENVELKKKEIEILTKEQALKAREEEMSLAMQKDLLAQQQGIEEKARLAEQEKNELRMLDMRKQLDDQKVLIEEMKRRAEQGSMQQQGEVMEIEVEKRLARLFPFDIIDEVPKGTKGADALQTVRTEAQTSCGKILYESKRTKAFSDSWLEKVREDQRAAKAEIAVLITEAMPKDMHRFGLREGVWVCSFHELDGVAMVLRESLVRIDSVRAVQENTGDKMTLLYQFLTGDEFRMQMEAIVEGFTEMRSEIDQEKRAMERLWKEREKQIDKVMRNASGMYGSIRGIAGNA, encoded by the coding sequence ATGAGCACACCGAGCGTCAGCTGCCCCAAATGCGGGCATGAATTCAACGTCGAAGAGGCGCTGGAAAAGCGCATACGCGAAGAGGCGTCAAAGGACATAGAAGCGCAATTCCGCCGGAAATTCGATGCGGAACGGGAGGAGCTTCTGCTCAAGGCCGCGAAGACGGCGGAGGAGGAACAGGAGGCGAAGATAGCGCAGCTCGTGGAGGAGAACGAGAAACGGCGCAAAGAGAACGTCGAGCTCAAGAAGAAGGAGATAGAGATACTCACGAAAGAACAGGCGCTCAAGGCACGCGAGGAGGAGATGTCCCTTGCCATGCAGAAGGATCTCCTTGCACAGCAGCAGGGCATCGAGGAAAAAGCGCGTCTGGCGGAACAGGAGAAGAACGAGCTTCGGATGCTCGATATGAGAAAACAACTCGACGACCAGAAGGTGCTCATCGAGGAGATGAAACGGCGCGCCGAGCAGGGGTCGATGCAGCAGCAGGGCGAGGTGATGGAGATAGAGGTCGAGAAGAGGCTCGCCCGTTTGTTCCCGTTCGATATCATCGATGAAGTGCCCAAAGGCACGAAAGGCGCGGACGCGCTGCAGACGGTGCGCACCGAGGCGCAGACGTCGTGCGGAAAGATACTCTATGAAAGCAAGCGCACCAAGGCGTTCAGCGACTCGTGGCTCGAGAAGGTCCGCGAAGACCAGCGCGCCGCCAAGGCGGAGATCGCCGTTCTGATAACGGAGGCGATGCCGAAGGATATGCATCGATTCGGTCTGCGTGAAGGCGTGTGGGTATGCAGTTTCCATGAATTGGACGGCGTTGCCATGGTGCTGCGCGAATCGCTCGTGCGCATCGATTCGGTGCGTGCCGTTCAGGAGAACACCGGCGATAAGATGACGCTTCTTTATCAATTCCTCACGGGCGATGAATTCCGCATGCAGATGGAGGCCATAGTCGAGGGGTTCACCGAAATGCGCTCCGAGATAGATCAGGAGAAACGCGCGATGGAGCGGCTCTGGAAAGAGCGCGAGAAACAGATAGACAAGGTCATGCGCAACGCATCGGGGATGTACGGTTCCATACGGGGCATAGCAGGCAATGC
- a CDS encoding TM0106 family RecB-like putative nuclease, whose protein sequence is MQKAAGRIIYSATDIANFIECTHISTLDRQDLDTPLPRTPVDDAVELIQRKGIEHEAAYLARVKKEKKTVIDVQAMGGDNAARAAATLKAMQNGADVIYQATLMNGDLLGFADLLIRVDGPSSFGAWRYEAADTKLAHSTKAKFIVQLAFYSSLLDKLQGAAPAEMHVVLGSNETVRYRCADYSHYCTSLMDRFFAHMKISEPTYPLPCEHCGMCRWRGICEKKWADDDHLSLTANITRLQTSRLEAAGIRTMKQLADIPADRKVDKMAPETLEKLRSQAALQVKARVTGKPDHEILLLDEGGKRGFYRMPKPDDGDMFFDMEGDPWEEGGLEYLFGVYYKDAGKWTFKAFWGHSRAEEKTAFEGFIDYAVDRLEKYPAAHIYHYAPYETTALKSLMSMHASREAEMDDFLRRQKFVDLYRVVREAMRVSEPKYSIKNIEHFYFSGREGGVTNAVDSIVWYEKWRVTKDQKLLDDIARYNEDDVHSTKLLRDWLITLRPGDMPWTRDAAGTDGEDTPVSEFMKEHEARIERYRKALTGELPEDRSTWTADHHRRELVFHLLDFVRRMNKPAFWELYDRRTMTEEEIAEDIACLTGLVQSGDPVPVKRSFVYTYTYPGQDTKIKNGDNCSEVETGRPLRAIVMDDELCTIKIKIGETQDPLPARMNIGPGVPPDAKCITEALFRYADDIIEGGNAYPAVNSILLRSLPSLIGGTGAVVPVHASMPGAAIDAVSRLDSSHLFIQGPPGSGKTYTGSHVIVSLLRAKKRIGVTSNSHKAIHNILDDVVECAGKEGVSFRGLKKGTKGNEGTYYDKGSFVTVFKNDEALEEKYDIIAGTAWLFSDENADQHLDYLFVDEAGQVSLAYLTAIGLSAKNIVLLGDQMQLGQPIQGVHPGRSGDSSLDYLLEGMAVIPAERGIFLENSWRMHPDVCRFISDAVYDSRLEPHPDNVKRVLTLSKDAHPSLRPSGIVFHPITHAGCSQMSKEEAAVIKEIYANALRQRYTDKDGVVHGMTERNILVVAPYNMQVNLLKRTLGKEARVGTVDKFQGQEAEVVIVSMTTSDENELPRHLEFLFSKNRLNVAISRAKCLAIVVANPLLTAIKCTTPEQMALVNTLCWVKTYR, encoded by the coding sequence ATGCAGAAAGCGGCGGGAAGGATCATCTATTCGGCGACCGATATCGCCAACTTCATCGAATGCACGCACATCTCTACGCTCGATCGGCAGGACCTCGACACGCCGCTTCCAAGAACACCCGTCGATGATGCCGTCGAGCTCATACAGCGCAAGGGCATTGAGCATGAGGCGGCGTATCTTGCCCGGGTGAAAAAGGAGAAAAAGACCGTCATCGATGTTCAGGCGATGGGCGGCGACAATGCAGCCCGTGCCGCGGCGACACTGAAAGCAATGCAGAACGGCGCGGATGTCATCTATCAGGCGACGCTCATGAACGGCGACCTGCTCGGTTTCGCGGACTTACTCATACGGGTCGATGGCCCATCGAGTTTCGGCGCATGGCGCTACGAGGCGGCGGATACCAAGCTTGCGCACAGCACTAAGGCGAAATTCATCGTACAGCTCGCGTTCTATTCATCCTTGCTGGATAAACTGCAGGGGGCGGCACCCGCAGAGATGCATGTCGTGCTCGGGAGCAATGAGACCGTTCGTTACCGCTGCGCCGATTATTCACACTACTGCACATCGCTCATGGATCGCTTTTTTGCGCATATGAAAATATCGGAACCGACATATCCGCTCCCCTGCGAGCATTGCGGCATGTGCCGATGGCGCGGCATCTGTGAAAAGAAATGGGCTGATGATGATCATCTCTCGCTCACGGCGAACATCACCCGGCTGCAGACATCGAGGCTCGAAGCCGCAGGAATAAGGACGATGAAACAGCTCGCGGACATCCCCGCGGATCGGAAGGTCGACAAGATGGCGCCGGAGACGCTCGAGAAGCTTCGTTCGCAGGCGGCTCTGCAGGTGAAGGCGCGGGTAACGGGAAAACCGGATCATGAAATACTTCTGTTGGATGAAGGCGGAAAGCGTGGATTCTACCGCATGCCGAAACCCGACGACGGCGACATGTTCTTCGATATGGAAGGCGACCCATGGGAAGAGGGCGGATTGGAATATCTGTTCGGCGTGTATTACAAAGACGCCGGGAAATGGACGTTCAAGGCGTTCTGGGGACATTCACGCGCCGAGGAAAAGACCGCTTTCGAGGGCTTCATCGATTATGCCGTCGACAGACTGGAAAAATATCCCGCTGCGCATATCTACCATTACGCCCCGTACGAGACGACCGCGCTTAAAAGCCTCATGTCGATGCACGCTTCCCGCGAGGCCGAGATGGACGATTTCCTGCGTCGGCAGAAATTCGTCGACCTCTACCGCGTGGTGCGCGAGGCCATGCGCGTCTCTGAGCCGAAATATTCCATAAAGAACATCGAGCATTTCTATTTCTCCGGCCGCGAGGGCGGTGTTACGAACGCGGTGGACAGCATCGTATGGTATGAAAAATGGCGGGTCACGAAGGACCAGAAGCTGCTCGACGATATAGCGCGGTACAACGAGGACGATGTTCATTCCACAAAGCTTCTCCGCGATTGGCTGATCACGCTTCGGCCGGGAGACATGCCATGGACGAGAGACGCTGCAGGAACGGATGGTGAAGATACGCCCGTATCAGAGTTCATGAAAGAGCATGAAGCGCGTATCGAGCGATACCGAAAGGCATTGACCGGTGAACTTCCTGAGGACCGCAGTACATGGACAGCGGATCATCATAGGCGCGAACTCGTCTTCCATCTCCTTGATTTCGTGCGCCGCATGAATAAGCCGGCGTTCTGGGAGCTCTATGACCGCAGGACCATGACCGAAGAGGAGATAGCCGAGGATATTGCATGTCTTACGGGGCTTGTGCAGTCAGGGGATCCCGTACCCGTGAAACGTTCGTTCGTGTATACGTACACGTATCCCGGACAGGACACGAAGATAAAGAATGGCGATAACTGCTCAGAGGTCGAGACCGGGAGACCATTGAGGGCTATCGTCATGGACGATGAATTATGCACTATAAAGATAAAGATCGGGGAGACACAGGATCCGCTGCCTGCGCGTATGAATATCGGTCCCGGTGTCCCTCCGGACGCGAAGTGTATAACCGAAGCGCTGTTCCGGTATGCTGATGATATCATCGAGGGCGGCAATGCATACCCCGCGGTGAACAGCATCCTCCTGAGATCCCTGCCGTCGCTTATCGGCGGTACGGGTGCGGTGGTGCCCGTTCATGCATCGATGCCGGGAGCGGCAATAGATGCGGTATCGCGCCTTGACAGCAGTCATCTTTTCATCCAGGGGCCTCCGGGCTCCGGCAAGACATATACCGGTTCGCATGTCATCGTCTCGCTCTTGCGGGCGAAGAAGCGTATCGGTGTCACATCGAACAGTCATAAGGCCATTCACAACATCCTCGATGATGTAGTGGAATGCGCCGGGAAAGAAGGTGTATCGTTCAGAGGGTTAAAGAAGGGCACTAAGGGGAATGAGGGAACATATTATGACAAGGGAAGTTTCGTCACGGTTTTCAAAAATGATGAGGCCCTGGAAGAGAAGTATGATATCATCGCCGGAACGGCATGGCTGTTTTCCGACGAGAATGCCGATCAGCATCTTGACTATCTTTTCGTCGATGAGGCCGGCCAGGTCTCGTTGGCGTATCTCACGGCCATTGGCTTGAGCGCGAAGAACATCGTTCTTCTCGGTGATCAGATGCAGCTCGGTCAGCCCATACAAGGAGTGCATCCGGGCCGCTCAGGGGATTCATCGCTCGATTATCTCCTCGAAGGAATGGCCGTTATACCGGCGGAGCGGGGAATATTCCTTGAAAATTCATGGCGCATGCATCCCGACGTCTGCCGATTCATATCGGATGCGGTGTACGATTCACGCCTAGAACCGCACCCGGACAATGTGAAGCGTGTGCTTACGCTCTCGAAGGATGCGCATCCATCGCTTCGGCCAAGCGGCATCGTGTTCCATCCCATTACGCATGCCGGTTGCTCGCAGATGAGCAAAGAAGAGGCCGCGGTGATCAAGGAGATATATGCGAATGCGCTCAGGCAGCGCTATACGGACAAGGACGGCGTCGTGCACGGTATGACAGAGAGGAATATCCTTGTCGTGGCGCCGTACAATATGCAGGTGAACCTGCTTAAGCGAACCCTCGGAAAAGAGGCACGCGTGGGAACGGTGGATAAATTCCAGGGTCAGGAGGCGGAGGTGGTCATCGTATCCATGACCACTTCGGACGAAAACGAGCTCCCGCGCCATCTGGAATTCCTCTTCAGCAAAAATCGCCTGAATGTCGCCATATCGCGTGCGAAATGCCTTGCTATTGTCGTCGCGAACCCGCTGCTCACGGCGATAAAATGCACAACGCCCGAGCAGATGGCGCTGGTGAATACATTGTGCTGGGTGAAAACATACCGGTAA
- a CDS encoding virulence protein RhuM/Fic/DOC family protein: MKKARNKRKPVRGMEHESPQHGEVIIYRSNDGKTAIDVRLEDDTVWLSQMDMGGLFGTTSENIIMHIQNIYRARELRRSSTTKDILAVRTEGERQVKRTIKVFNLDMIIAVGYRVNTRRGTQFRIWATEVLRRHLIEGYTINEKRLVAENARLKDLEKSVRLLTNVVIHRELTGSEAQALLRVVADYWYALEVLDRYDHGTLEIRDTSKKELYRLTYDEAIVIIDELKNSYGGSDLFAMGGGDAFRAAIEAVYQTYAGADLLQAVEEKAAALLYYVVKDHCFVDGNKRIAASVFLHFLAKNGLLYRDDGSKRLADNALVALTLLIAESRPEEKDVIMKVIVNLINKSN; the protein is encoded by the coding sequence ATGAAAAAAGCACGAAATAAACGTAAGCCTGTTCGTGGAATGGAACATGAAAGCCCGCAGCATGGCGAAGTGATCATCTATAGAAGCAATGACGGGAAAACCGCTATCGATGTTCGTCTGGAAGATGATACGGTTTGGCTTTCTCAAATGGATATGGGGGGATTGTTCGGTACTACCAGTGAAAATATCATTATGCATATTCAGAATATCTATCGAGCCCGTGAATTGCGTCGGAGCTCAACTACTAAGGATATCTTAGCAGTTCGAACGGAAGGAGAACGGCAGGTAAAACGCACGATAAAGGTTTTCAATCTCGATATGATAATTGCTGTCGGATATAGGGTAAACACCAGACGCGGCACGCAATTCCGTATCTGGGCCACCGAAGTACTTCGCAGGCATCTTATAGAGGGTTATACGATCAACGAAAAACGTCTTGTGGCAGAGAATGCACGTCTGAAAGATCTTGAAAAGAGCGTACGTTTACTGACGAATGTGGTGATACATCGCGAACTGACAGGGTCTGAAGCACAGGCGCTGTTGCGTGTTGTGGCGGATTATTGGTATGCGCTTGAGGTCCTTGATCGCTATGATCATGGCACATTGGAGATTCGGGACACGTCGAAGAAAGAGCTCTATCGATTGACGTATGATGAGGCAATTGTCATTATCGATGAGCTGAAAAATTCTTACGGCGGTTCAGATCTTTTTGCCATGGGCGGCGGGGATGCGTTCAGGGCCGCCATTGAAGCGGTATATCAGACCTATGCGGGTGCCGATCTTTTGCAGGCCGTCGAGGAGAAAGCCGCAGCACTTCTATACTATGTTGTGAAGGACCATTGTTTTGTCGACGGGAACAAGCGTATCGCTGCTTCGGTATTCCTTCACTTTCTTGCAAAGAACGGACTGCTGTATCGTGATGACGGATCAAAACGGCTGGCGGACAATGCGCTCGTTGCGCTGACACTGCTCATCGCCGAGAGCAGGCCTGAGGAGAAGGACGTCATTATGAAGGTGATAGTGAATCTCATAAATAAAAGCAATTGA
- a CDS encoding AAA family ATPase, translating to MYTRLQYKAVSERLSEPRRYIQILFGPRQTGKTTLVQQVLERIAMPSLYVSADSAGAESNAWIDQQWETARIRLRTEGRGKGFILVIDEVQKVHDWSTAIKRQWDRDTKDDLGIRVLLLGSSPLLIQHGLRETLAGRFEMMRLTHWSYPEMKKAFGCTVEQFMYFGGYPGAAAFMGDEDRFRHYVKDSLIETSITRDVLMMTRIDKPALLKRLFELGCLYSGQIMSYTKMLGQLADAGNTTTLSHYLDLLAGAGMISGMQKFSMKAVYARSSSPKFMVLNTALMTVQMGSSFKEAQADPDRWGRICESAVGAHLLNASADGTIRVCYWREGDHEVDFVLSKGKSIIAIEVKSGRSRGIPIGIGPFRKRYASAKVLQIGTGGISFDEFLSLPLPALFE from the coding sequence ATGTATACACGCCTGCAGTATAAGGCCGTGTCGGAGCGGCTTAGTGAGCCGCGTAGGTACATCCAAATACTCTTCGGGCCGCGCCAGACGGGGAAGACCACGCTCGTACAGCAGGTGCTGGAACGCATCGCAATGCCTTCGCTCTATGTTTCTGCGGACAGTGCCGGGGCGGAATCGAATGCCTGGATAGACCAGCAGTGGGAGACGGCCCGCATCCGTCTGCGTACCGAAGGCAGGGGAAAAGGGTTCATTCTCGTGATCGATGAAGTACAGAAAGTGCACGATTGGAGTACCGCGATAAAAAGGCAGTGGGATAGGGACACGAAGGATGATCTCGGCATCAGGGTGCTCCTGCTTGGTTCATCGCCGTTGCTTATACAGCACGGCCTGCGCGAGACACTGGCAGGAAGATTCGAGATGATGCGTCTTACGCACTGGTCATATCCCGAAATGAAAAAAGCGTTCGGGTGTACCGTAGAACAGTTCATGTATTTCGGCGGATACCCCGGCGCGGCGGCGTTCATGGGCGATGAGGACCGCTTCAGGCACTATGTGAAGGATTCTCTCATCGAAACGAGCATTACCAGGGATGTGCTCATGATGACGAGGATAGACAAACCCGCCCTGCTCAAGCGCCTGTTCGAGCTCGGCTGCCTGTATTCGGGACAGATAATGTCATACACAAAAATGCTCGGACAATTGGCCGATGCGGGCAATACGACGACACTGTCGCATTATCTGGACCTTCTTGCCGGCGCAGGGATGATAAGCGGCATGCAGAAGTTCTCGATGAAGGCGGTGTATGCACGCTCATCAAGTCCGAAATTCATGGTGCTCAATACGGCGCTCATGACGGTGCAGATGGGATCATCCTTCAAGGAAGCGCAGGCGGACCCTGATCGATGGGGACGTATTTGCGAGTCTGCTGTCGGCGCACATCTGTTGAACGCTTCGGCGGACGGTACTATCCGGGTGTGCTATTGGCGCGAAGGCGATCATGAAGTCGATTTTGTCCTGTCAAAAGGGAAGAGCATCATCGCCATTGAGGTCAAGAGCGGACGTTCGAGAGGCATTCCGATCGGCATTGGACCGTTCAGAAAGCGGTACGCATCCGCAAAAGTACTGCAGATCGGTACCGGCGGTATATCATTCGATGAATTCCTGTCACTGCCGCTTCCCGCCTTGTTCGAATAG
- a CDS encoding ATP-binding protein translates to MQTLAEDRKLIFISGPRQCGKTTFARSLADAYANTLYFNWDSITDKKKFTANPLFFQELNRTDKTPPLIMLDEIHKYSRWKNYLKGVYDEFADAYQFVITGSGRLDLSKRGGDALTGRYVSMNLFPFTLSELCSKRRRLDAFRADLLHDWDLNPAKETGALWERLSAYGGFPEPFVKNDASFWRRWSETFAQQIVREDIRTLTEIKDLDTLELLVSMLPSKVGSPFSVNNIAAALQVSFDTVKSWIKLLEDFYVSFSIGTWTPKIPRSILKERKLYLYNYPEVSDASLRFENMAALELYRAVTLWNDLGWGRFSLHYLKNKEKEEVDFLLAEERTPFLIIEAKMNDESPSKSLLHFQKVLDIPAVQLTRRDNIRKIIRTGGNDTLVVSAHRWLSSLP, encoded by the coding sequence TTGCAGACCCTGGCAGAGGACAGAAAGCTCATATTCATAAGCGGTCCGCGGCAATGCGGCAAAACAACGTTCGCGCGGTCACTGGCGGACGCATATGCGAACACGCTGTATTTCAACTGGGACAGCATAACCGACAAAAAGAAGTTCACCGCAAACCCGCTGTTCTTCCAGGAATTGAACAGGACCGATAAGACGCCGCCGCTCATCATGCTTGATGAGATCCATAAATACTCGCGATGGAAGAATTATCTCAAAGGGGTCTATGACGAATTCGCAGATGCCTATCAGTTCGTGATTACCGGGAGCGGCAGGCTCGATCTCTCCAAACGCGGCGGTGATGCGCTCACCGGGCGATATGTATCCATGAACCTGTTCCCGTTCACACTTTCTGAGCTTTGCAGCAAGCGGCGGCGGCTTGACGCGTTCCGCGCCGATCTGCTGCATGACTGGGACCTGAACCCTGCAAAGGAGACCGGCGCGCTTTGGGAACGTCTGTCCGCATACGGCGGCTTCCCCGAACCATTCGTCAAGAACGATGCTTCTTTCTGGCGCCGCTGGTCGGAAACCTTCGCCCAGCAGATAGTCCGGGAGGATATACGCACACTTACCGAAATTAAGGACCTCGATACACTGGAATTGCTCGTGTCGATGCTTCCTTCAAAGGTCGGCAGTCCGTTCTCGGTGAACAACATCGCCGCTGCACTTCAGGTAAGCTTCGATACGGTCAAAAGCTGGATAAAGCTCCTCGAGGATTTCTATGTGAGCTTCAGCATCGGTACGTGGACGCCGAAGATACCGCGTTCCATTCTGAAAGAGAGAAAACTATATCTCTATAATTACCCTGAGGTAAGCGACGCTTCGCTTCGTTTTGAGAATATGGCCGCGCTTGAGCTTTACCGGGCGGTAACGCTCTGGAATGATCTCGGATGGGGGCGTTTTTCGCTGCACTATCTCAAGAACAAGGAAAAGGAAGAGGTCGATTTCCTCCTTGCTGAAGAACGCACGCCGTTCCTTATCATAGAGGCGAAAATGAACGACGAATCCCCGTCAAAAAGTCTTCTGCATTTCCAGAAAGTGCTCGATATCCCCGCGGTTCAGCTGACACGGCGCGATAATATCCGCAAGATCATACGCACGGGCGGGAATGATACGCTGGTTGTGTCTGCTCATCGATGGCTGTCATCCCTGCCATGA